The Verrucomicrobium spinosum DSM 4136 = JCM 18804 genome includes a region encoding these proteins:
- a CDS encoding arsenate reductase ArsC — MRKKKVLFVCTHNSARSQMAEAWLNYLCGDFAVAESAGIEAGDLNPLAVKAMQEVGVDISHQHSKHVLDLFSSGHRYDVVVTVCDDETAEKCPLFPGLLTRLHWSFHDPSLFTGTDEEKLAEVRKVRDQIKAAVEVWKAQELAEMLEHGSPEPANS, encoded by the coding sequence ATGCGCAAGAAAAAGGTTCTCTTCGTCTGCACCCACAACAGCGCCCGCAGCCAGATGGCAGAGGCATGGCTCAACTATCTCTGCGGTGACTTTGCCGTGGCGGAGAGCGCCGGCATCGAAGCCGGAGACCTGAACCCACTGGCGGTCAAAGCGATGCAGGAAGTGGGTGTCGATATCTCACACCAGCATTCCAAGCACGTGCTGGACCTCTTCAGTTCCGGACATCGGTATGACGTGGTCGTCACAGTCTGCGATGATGAGACTGCGGAGAAGTGCCCTCTTTTCCCCGGCCTGCTCACCCGGTTGCACTGGAGCTTCCATGACCCGTCTCTTTTCACCGGCACAGACGAGGAGAAGCTCGCTGAGGTGCGCAAGGTACGAGACCAGATCAAAGCTGCGGTCGAGGTCTGGAAAGCCCAGGAACTGGCCGAGATGCTGGAACACGGCAGCCCTGAGCCCGCGAACTCATAA
- the tal gene encoding transaldolase translates to MNQLDQLKKHTVVVADTGDFEAMRAYQPQDATTNPSLILAASQKAEYKPLVDKAVTDHKGSTLSGGALVESVIDSILVNFGQEILKIVPGRVSTEVDARLSFDTQGTIDKARHIIDLYEKSGASRERILIKIASTWEGIKAAEVLQKEGINCNLTLLFSLAQAVACAEGGIKLISPFVGRILDWHKKSTGKDYGPTEDPGVVSVTQIYNYYKHFDYKTEVMGASFRNKGEITELCGCDLLTISPSLLGELQAASEPISPKLNTEHAKSLSIERLNLDEKSFRWLFNEDAMATEKTSEGIRKFAEDIVKLEKLVQAAL, encoded by the coding sequence ATGAACCAACTTGACCAACTGAAGAAACACACCGTGGTCGTGGCCGACACGGGCGACTTTGAGGCGATGCGCGCCTATCAGCCCCAGGATGCCACCACGAATCCTTCCTTGATCCTCGCAGCCTCCCAGAAGGCCGAGTACAAGCCTCTGGTGGACAAGGCGGTCACCGATCACAAAGGATCGACCCTGAGCGGCGGTGCCCTCGTGGAGTCCGTCATTGACAGCATCCTCGTGAACTTCGGCCAGGAAATTCTGAAGATCGTGCCGGGTCGCGTCTCCACTGAAGTGGACGCCCGCCTTTCCTTCGACACCCAGGGCACGATCGACAAGGCCCGCCACATCATTGACCTTTATGAGAAGTCCGGTGCCTCTCGTGAGCGCATCCTGATCAAAATCGCCTCCACCTGGGAGGGCATCAAGGCCGCCGAAGTGCTTCAGAAGGAAGGCATCAACTGCAACCTGACGCTCCTTTTCAGCCTCGCCCAGGCCGTTGCCTGCGCTGAAGGCGGAATCAAGCTGATCTCCCCCTTCGTAGGCCGCATCCTCGACTGGCACAAAAAGAGCACCGGCAAGGACTACGGCCCAACGGAAGATCCGGGCGTGGTGTCCGTGACCCAGATCTACAACTACTACAAGCACTTCGACTACAAGACCGAAGTGATGGGGGCCAGCTTCCGCAACAAGGGTGAAATCACCGAACTGTGCGGCTGCGACCTTCTCACCATCAGTCCCTCGCTGCTGGGTGAACTGCAGGCCGCCAGCGAGCCCATCTCACCGAAGCTGAACACCGAGCACGCCAAGTCCCTTTCCATTGAGCGCCTGAACCTCGATGAAAAGAGCTTCCGCTGGCTCTTCAACGAAGATGCAATGGCCACGGAGAAGACCTCCGAGGGCATCCGCAAGTTCGCTGAGGACATCGTGAAGCTTGAGAAGCTGGTGCAGGCTGCCCTGTAA
- the nuoB gene encoding NADH-quinone oxidoreductase subunit NuoB codes for MTEATSTTPFAYDSKIESNVVITRLDAAINWMRKNSLWPMPMGLACCAIELMATASSRYDISRFGAEVFRFSPRQSDVMVVAGTVTYKMALAVKRIWDQMPEPKWCIAMGACASSGGMYRSYAVLQGIDRLIPVDVYISGCPPRPEALLEGFFRLQQKIEKEHSLLDQKKELVEQLS; via the coding sequence ATGACTGAAGCCACCAGCACCACTCCCTTTGCCTACGACTCCAAGATCGAGAGCAATGTGGTCATCACCCGGCTTGATGCCGCGATCAACTGGATGCGGAAGAACTCCCTCTGGCCCATGCCCATGGGTCTCGCCTGCTGCGCTATTGAGCTCATGGCGACCGCTTCCTCCCGGTATGACATCTCCCGCTTCGGGGCGGAGGTGTTCCGCTTCTCCCCTCGCCAGAGCGATGTGATGGTGGTCGCTGGGACCGTTACTTACAAGATGGCCCTCGCCGTGAAGCGCATCTGGGACCAGATGCCGGAGCCCAAGTGGTGCATCGCCATGGGTGCCTGCGCCAGCAGCGGCGGCATGTATCGCAGCTATGCGGTACTCCAGGGGATCGACCGCCTGATCCCGGTGGATGTCTATATTTCCGGTTGCCCGCCCCGGCCCGAGGCGCTTCTGGAAGGATTCTTCCGCCTCCAGCAGAAGATCGAGAAGGAGCATTCGCTTCTGGATCAGAAAAAGGAGCTCGTCGAACAGCTCTCCTAA
- a CDS encoding NADH-quinone oxidoreductase subunit C — protein MDVSQIVKALVEKFGSQVTGNTEFRGETSLTVTLESLKPFLRYCRDEMGFDYLIDVSSVDHFETDPRFEMVYELYSLSHHHHLRVKSLLTEEQEAPTVSDLWATAEWHEREVFDMMGIRFDGHPDLRRILMWEGYPFYPLRKEFPLAGKPSEMPEIAFTGIAPLEGGPFVTAPSDADTIEREPRAKTFEDA, from the coding sequence ATGGATGTGTCCCAGATCGTCAAAGCCCTTGTGGAGAAGTTTGGCTCCCAAGTCACCGGAAACACCGAGTTTCGTGGAGAAACCTCCCTCACGGTCACCTTGGAGTCGCTCAAGCCCTTCCTGCGGTACTGCCGGGATGAGATGGGTTTCGACTATCTGATCGATGTCTCCAGCGTGGACCATTTCGAGACGGATCCCCGTTTTGAGATGGTGTATGAGCTTTACAGCCTGTCCCATCACCATCATCTGCGGGTGAAGTCCCTGCTGACCGAGGAGCAGGAAGCTCCCACGGTGAGCGATCTGTGGGCGACCGCGGAATGGCATGAGCGCGAGGTGTTTGACATGATGGGCATCCGTTTCGACGGCCATCCGGACCTGCGCCGCATTCTGATGTGGGAGGGGTACCCCTTCTACCCGCTCCGCAAGGAGTTCCCCCTGGCTGGCAAGCCCAGTGAAATGCCGGAGATTGCCTTCACCGGCATCGCACCGTTGGAGGGGGGGCCCTTCGTCACGGCTCCGAGCGATGCTGACACCATTGAGCGTGAGCCTCGCGCCAAGACGTTCGAAGACGCCTGA
- a CDS encoding PQQ-binding-like beta-propeller repeat protein, translating into MMTRFIAPVVLGGLAVSAVVSQAAPPLLPARATSAAASSGPAEWPSFRGPKTDGTAPVLPVADASKVKLNKRWKVETPKGFGSFAVAGAKAYTIITRDVEGNNSEVLLALDVKSGKELWAQPLTIVKYDGGGDSGTPSNKGGDGPRSTPIVNDGKVYVIDANLGVYAFDATTGKEVWKRDVMKDNSGVQIKWQNAASPVIDGEILLMCGGGPGQAFLGLNKKTGDIVWKGEDDRMTHATPVITNILGVHQCIFFTQKGLVAVDPQKGTVLWRGDFPFKVSTAASPVVYEDVVYCSAGYGVGAGAFKISKSGSGLEAAPLWRRENECFNHWSTPVVKDGYLYGMFSFKEYGNGPVACVDIRTGKDVWSEAGFGPGQVILSGDTVIALSDKGEVVFIKADPTKYSELKRESIVEGKVWSYPVLAYNHLFARSTVEGGCWEIK; encoded by the coding sequence ATGATGACCCGATTTATTGCCCCCGTGGTGCTTGGCGGCCTGGCCGTTTCAGCAGTCGTTTCCCAAGCTGCGCCGCCTCTGCTGCCGGCCCGCGCCACCTCGGCAGCGGCGAGTTCCGGTCCTGCGGAATGGCCCAGCTTCCGGGGCCCCAAGACAGATGGCACTGCTCCCGTGTTGCCAGTGGCGGATGCCAGCAAGGTCAAGCTCAACAAGCGCTGGAAGGTGGAGACGCCCAAAGGGTTCGGTTCCTTTGCTGTGGCAGGGGCGAAGGCCTACACCATCATCACCCGTGATGTGGAAGGCAACAACAGCGAGGTGTTGTTGGCTCTCGACGTCAAGTCCGGCAAGGAACTCTGGGCCCAGCCACTGACCATCGTCAAATATGACGGCGGCGGTGACTCCGGCACTCCCAGCAACAAGGGTGGCGATGGCCCGCGCTCCACGCCCATCGTGAATGACGGGAAGGTGTATGTCATCGATGCCAACCTGGGCGTGTACGCTTTTGACGCCACCACTGGCAAGGAAGTCTGGAAGCGTGACGTAATGAAGGACAACTCGGGGGTTCAGATCAAGTGGCAGAACGCGGCTTCCCCTGTAATTGACGGCGAAATCCTGCTGATGTGCGGCGGTGGTCCTGGGCAGGCCTTCCTGGGCCTGAACAAGAAAACTGGCGATATTGTGTGGAAGGGCGAGGACGATCGCATGACTCACGCCACTCCGGTAATCACCAATATCCTGGGCGTGCACCAGTGCATCTTCTTCACGCAGAAAGGTCTCGTGGCAGTGGATCCCCAGAAGGGCACGGTCCTCTGGCGTGGTGACTTTCCTTTCAAAGTGAGCACGGCCGCATCGCCGGTGGTGTATGAAGACGTGGTGTACTGCTCCGCTGGCTATGGTGTGGGTGCGGGTGCCTTCAAGATCTCCAAGTCAGGCTCCGGACTGGAGGCCGCCCCTCTTTGGCGGCGTGAGAATGAGTGCTTTAACCACTGGAGTACGCCGGTGGTGAAGGATGGCTATCTCTATGGCATGTTCAGCTTCAAGGAATATGGCAATGGTCCTGTGGCATGCGTGGATATTCGCACTGGCAAGGATGTCTGGAGCGAGGCGGGATTTGGCCCCGGGCAGGTGATTCTGAGCGGGGACACGGTGATCGCCCTCAGCGACAAGGGAGAAGTCGTTTTTATTAAGGCCGACCCGACCAAGTACAGCGAATTGAAACGTGAATCCATTGTCGAAGGCAAAGTGTGGAGCTACCCGGTTCTCGCCTACAACCATCTTTTCGCCCGTAGCACGGTGGAAGGTGGTTGCTGGGAGATCAAGTAA
- a CDS encoding DUF6268 family outer membrane beta-barrel protein, producing MKFVASLFTVLGLALAGGLRAQSLELNPDGARMARFDTWYEPSADVEKGGEVEFFQIRLGSPLYAHRAGEYIWGIRASYEFTSLDLSNDMLAESAFHRMDIGPALVYLPEGSPWRAFAFGGVGLATDFTEVNSEDVIFSLLAAVGYKFSDSFTLLAGGYYSQDFGDAQIYPGLGFMWKISERWTMSLLPPRARLSYAPNDTWRFALEGYPDGGGWSVEAANGKQSSLERKAWRAGARIERKIADDGWAYVGGGWAFGRELRLEEEDSGRLLFESDVDGGAYFAIGLSFGF from the coding sequence ATGAAGTTTGTCGCCTCCTTATTTACCGTTCTCGGACTCGCACTGGCGGGTGGTCTCCGTGCCCAATCTCTGGAACTGAATCCAGATGGGGCGCGTATGGCGAGGTTCGACACCTGGTACGAACCCTCGGCTGATGTCGAAAAAGGCGGCGAAGTGGAGTTTTTCCAGATTCGGCTGGGGTCACCGCTCTATGCTCACCGGGCGGGAGAGTACATTTGGGGCATTCGGGCCAGCTATGAGTTCACGTCGCTGGATCTCTCCAATGATATGCTGGCAGAGAGTGCCTTCCATCGTATGGATATTGGTCCTGCTCTGGTTTATCTGCCGGAGGGCTCGCCTTGGCGAGCTTTTGCATTCGGTGGGGTGGGGCTCGCCACAGATTTCACGGAGGTGAACAGCGAGGACGTCATCTTTTCTCTGTTGGCGGCCGTGGGGTACAAGTTTTCTGATTCCTTCACCCTGCTGGCGGGGGGCTACTATTCCCAGGACTTTGGCGATGCCCAAATCTACCCTGGCCTCGGTTTCATGTGGAAGATCTCAGAGCGCTGGACCATGTCCCTGCTGCCGCCTCGTGCCCGGCTATCCTATGCACCCAATGATACCTGGCGCTTTGCTCTTGAAGGGTATCCCGATGGCGGCGGTTGGAGTGTTGAGGCAGCCAATGGCAAGCAGTCCAGCCTGGAGCGTAAAGCATGGCGGGCCGGTGCACGCATCGAGCGCAAGATCGCGGACGACGGCTGGGCCTATGTGGGGGGAGGCTGGGCGTTTGGCAGGGAACTGCGCCTGGAGGAAGAGGACAGCGGTCGGCTGCTCTTTGAGTCCGACGTGGATGGCGGGGCCTACTTTGCCATCGGACTCAGCTTTGGATTCTAA
- a CDS encoding serine hydrolase, with protein MPRTASASQPPYSSAHPHAAGAQNSSWTAWRAARLTALLLALSLPACNDAGHLDTAVDALKSREKQLQAREEASLAHDRALADKERQLADTAADLAKQREEIHQLRLSLDAEISKARQQQEAALRKERRGPAPKVQAERVIVVDAGTGEVLFEKNADRKAPVASTQKLLTALLLTEDGNLDQILTVEPDDTKCAPVRLGIKAGEQYPRRQLLTALLVKSSNDIAQALARDNAGTMDEFVKKMNARAAELGMKDTRFLNPHGLPADGQYSTARDMARVALTVDAVPDIRRMISTKSFVFKKNDGSWINLENTNRVLRNYAFCDGMKTGYAQAAGYCLISSGEKDNHRRIVVVLSDTSQAVWKDSQSLLEWSLKG; from the coding sequence ATGCCCCGCACAGCCTCCGCGAGCCAGCCCCCCTATTCCTCTGCCCATCCGCATGCCGCAGGTGCGCAAAACAGTTCCTGGACGGCCTGGCGGGCAGCCCGGCTCACCGCCCTCCTGCTGGCGCTTTCCCTGCCAGCCTGTAATGATGCCGGACATCTGGACACTGCCGTTGATGCGCTCAAATCCCGGGAAAAACAGCTCCAGGCCCGCGAGGAAGCCAGCCTCGCCCATGATCGGGCCCTGGCAGACAAGGAACGCCAGTTAGCCGACACCGCCGCAGATCTGGCGAAGCAGCGTGAGGAAATTCATCAACTCCGGCTGAGCCTGGATGCTGAGATCTCAAAAGCCCGGCAACAGCAAGAGGCCGCGTTGCGCAAGGAACGCCGGGGCCCCGCTCCCAAGGTGCAGGCGGAACGCGTCATCGTCGTGGACGCAGGCACTGGCGAGGTGCTTTTTGAAAAGAACGCTGATCGCAAAGCCCCAGTGGCCAGCACCCAAAAGCTGCTCACCGCTCTGCTGCTGACGGAAGACGGAAACCTGGACCAGATCCTCACTGTGGAGCCTGATGACACCAAGTGCGCGCCCGTCCGCCTCGGCATCAAGGCGGGTGAACAGTATCCGCGCCGTCAGTTGCTGACTGCCCTCTTAGTGAAAAGCTCCAATGATATTGCACAAGCCCTGGCGCGGGATAACGCGGGCACCATGGACGAGTTCGTCAAAAAGATGAACGCCCGTGCTGCCGAGCTGGGAATGAAAGACACCCGCTTCCTCAATCCCCACGGCTTGCCCGCAGATGGGCAATACTCCACTGCAAGAGACATGGCCCGAGTGGCCCTGACCGTAGATGCCGTGCCAGACATCCGGCGAATGATCAGCACCAAATCCTTTGTCTTCAAAAAGAACGATGGAAGCTGGATCAACCTGGAAAATACCAACCGGGTCTTGCGAAACTACGCCTTCTGCGATGGCATGAAGACGGGCTACGCGCAGGCCGCCGGTTATTGCCTCATCTCCAGTGGAGAGAAGGACAACCACCGACGCATCGTCGTCGTGCTTTCTGATACCTCCCAAGCCGTCTGGAAGGACTCCCAGTCCCTCCTTGAGTGGTCGCTCAAGGGGTAG
- a CDS encoding type I 3-dehydroquinate dehydratase — protein MAQLASSKNLFTNSRPLVVGAVSSASTLEGISQISLISEECDVLELRLDSIRLPLEELHSHATHLTLPLLITARHPFEGGEQELSANARCALLESHLDVATLMDVELRSAMDFQPLIRKAQSKGVGVIGSFHDFQSTPMDEVLRGAVDVALQFRFDAVKIATMLQSPADLGRLVTLAATEKRLPISIMGMGPLGRTSRLVLAKCGSVLNYGYLGSPNAPGQWPARRLKELLQEL, from the coding sequence ATGGCGCAACTGGCCTCCAGTAAGAACCTGTTCACCAACTCCCGCCCACTCGTTGTGGGGGCAGTCAGCTCTGCCAGTACGCTGGAAGGGATTTCGCAGATCAGTCTCATTTCTGAGGAGTGTGATGTATTGGAACTCCGTTTGGATTCCATACGGCTACCGCTGGAAGAACTTCACAGTCACGCAACCCACCTTACACTGCCCCTTCTCATTACGGCGAGACATCCATTTGAGGGGGGGGAGCAAGAACTGAGTGCGAATGCAAGATGTGCGCTCCTCGAGTCTCATTTGGATGTGGCGACATTGATGGATGTGGAGCTCCGCAGTGCCATGGATTTCCAGCCCCTCATTCGCAAGGCACAGTCCAAGGGAGTGGGCGTCATTGGTTCCTTCCACGATTTCCAGTCCACGCCGATGGATGAGGTGTTGCGTGGCGCGGTCGATGTAGCGCTGCAATTTCGGTTCGATGCCGTAAAGATCGCCACCATGCTTCAAAGTCCGGCAGACTTGGGACGGCTGGTCACCCTGGCAGCCACGGAGAAGCGCCTGCCCATCAGCATCATGGGCATGGGGCCCCTGGGGCGGACATCGCGGCTTGTGCTTGCGAAATGTGGTAGCGTGCTCAATTACGGTTATCTGGGCAGTCCGAATGCCCCCGGTCAGTGGCCTGCCCGGAGATTGAAAGAACTGTTGCAGGAACTCTAA
- a CDS encoding sugar transferase — MLGRRQEINLQLHEVLDCILLAFCLWLGHWLRGTVALQIWPTLDKIPPFSEFFWLMAVIAPFFPLILESRGFYDNVLNKSLGTSLKQLLGAGIRIGVMVGFCEIFLKWEVRSRAVMALGALLGVAALLIREAMVRRTLRKKLATGHADKERVLLAGSPAQVDGILKSLTDDQRAELEVVGSYEVALEPVSKLVELLHTKSVSRVIFSVDHVYFSKLEEAVQACETEGVEAWLSADFLQTTIARPTFDILGGKLMLVFHTTPKISWSLFMKDVIDRVCALLLLVATSPLWLIAMAGIRLSSRGPIFFLQDRAGRHGQPFRMMKFRTMMSNAEAAQEELARQNEMSGPVFKLKDDPRVFPFGRWLRRLSIDELPQLINILRGEMSLVGPRPLPVYEIEKIEKHAQRRRLSVKPGLTCLWQVMGRNRITSFEDWVDLDLKYIDNWSLWLDLKIMFKTIPAVLRGSGAH, encoded by the coding sequence ATGCTTGGTCGCCGTCAGGAAATCAATCTTCAGCTCCATGAAGTTCTGGACTGCATCCTGCTGGCCTTCTGTCTCTGGCTGGGGCACTGGCTGCGGGGTACTGTGGCACTCCAGATCTGGCCGACCTTGGACAAGATTCCGCCGTTCTCGGAGTTTTTCTGGCTGATGGCGGTTATCGCCCCTTTTTTCCCGCTCATTTTGGAGTCACGAGGTTTTTATGACAACGTCCTCAACAAATCGCTCGGCACAAGCCTCAAGCAGCTGTTAGGGGCGGGGATTCGCATCGGGGTCATGGTGGGTTTTTGCGAAATCTTCCTGAAGTGGGAGGTGCGCAGTCGTGCGGTCATGGCGCTGGGAGCCTTGCTGGGGGTGGCGGCTTTGCTCATCCGCGAGGCGATGGTGCGCCGCACTTTGCGAAAGAAGCTGGCTACCGGACATGCGGACAAGGAGCGGGTGCTTTTGGCTGGTTCTCCGGCCCAGGTGGACGGGATTTTGAAGAGCCTGACCGATGACCAGCGGGCTGAACTGGAGGTGGTGGGGTCCTATGAAGTGGCCCTGGAGCCCGTGTCGAAGCTGGTGGAATTGCTGCACACCAAGTCAGTGTCACGCGTGATCTTCAGCGTGGATCATGTGTATTTCAGCAAGCTTGAGGAGGCGGTGCAGGCCTGCGAGACGGAGGGGGTGGAGGCATGGCTCAGTGCCGACTTCCTTCAAACAACGATCGCCCGCCCGACATTCGACATCCTCGGCGGCAAGCTGATGCTCGTTTTCCACACCACACCGAAGATCTCCTGGTCGCTCTTCATGAAGGACGTGATCGATCGGGTCTGCGCTTTGCTGCTCCTGGTGGCCACTTCCCCCCTGTGGTTGATCGCCATGGCAGGCATCAGGCTTTCTTCACGTGGCCCAATCTTTTTCCTGCAGGACCGCGCGGGGAGGCACGGCCAGCCTTTCCGTATGATGAAGTTTCGCACCATGATGTCCAATGCTGAAGCCGCTCAAGAAGAGCTGGCCAGGCAGAACGAGATGTCCGGACCGGTTTTCAAACTCAAAGATGATCCTCGCGTGTTTCCATTTGGCCGCTGGCTGCGCCGGCTGAGCATTGATGAACTGCCTCAGCTCATCAACATATTAAGAGGGGAGATGAGCCTCGTCGGCCCCAGGCCCTTGCCGGTATATGAGATCGAAAAGATCGAGAAGCATGCCCAGCGCCGTCGGTTGAGTGTGAAGCCCGGGCTCACCTGCCTGTGGCAGGTGATGGGCAGGAATCGGATCACCAGCTTTGAGGACTGGGTGGATCTTGACCTGAAGTACATCGACAACTGGTCGTTGTGGCTGGACTTGAAGATTATGTTCAAGACTATACCGGCTGTTCTCCGTGGATCTGGCGCTCATTGA
- a CDS encoding UDP-glucuronic acid decarboxylase family protein, whose translation MSIKKTAVVTGAAGFLGSHLSDRLLAEGYKVVGLDNLLTGNLRNIAHLGSNPDFDFIQHDVTKFIDLPGPVNLIFHFASPASPIDYLQLPIQTLKVGSLGTHNALGLAKAKQATCLLASTSETYGDPLVHPQKETYWGNVNPVGPRGVYDEAKRFAEAMTMGYHRAHGLDTKIVRIFNTYGPRMRLEDGRVVPAFIGQALQGQPLTVFGDGSQTRSFCYVSDLIDGIFRLSQSDYHEPVNIGNPAEMTVIEFAEKILRITGSDSKIDFRPLPVDDPKVRQPDITLARKILGWEPKVSFEEGIVNTVAYFKDFLALNA comes from the coding sequence ATGAGCATTAAGAAAACCGCCGTCGTCACCGGAGCCGCAGGCTTTTTGGGCTCCCACCTTTCGGATCGTCTCCTTGCCGAAGGCTACAAGGTGGTGGGATTGGACAACCTCCTGACGGGGAACTTGCGAAATATCGCTCACCTGGGCAGCAATCCTGATTTTGACTTTATCCAGCATGATGTGACGAAGTTCATCGATCTGCCGGGCCCGGTGAATCTGATTTTCCATTTCGCATCCCCGGCCAGCCCGATCGATTACCTGCAACTCCCCATTCAGACGCTCAAGGTGGGCTCATTGGGCACGCACAATGCCTTGGGGCTGGCTAAAGCGAAGCAGGCGACCTGCCTCCTGGCCTCGACTTCGGAGACCTACGGCGATCCGCTGGTGCATCCCCAAAAGGAAACCTACTGGGGGAACGTCAACCCGGTCGGCCCTCGCGGTGTGTATGACGAGGCCAAGCGTTTCGCCGAGGCCATGACAATGGGCTACCATCGTGCTCACGGTCTGGACACCAAGATCGTCCGCATCTTCAACACCTATGGCCCGCGGATGCGTCTGGAAGATGGTCGCGTGGTCCCAGCCTTCATTGGCCAGGCGCTCCAGGGGCAGCCGCTGACGGTTTTCGGAGACGGCTCCCAGACCCGCAGCTTCTGTTATGTCAGCGATCTGATCGATGGCATCTTCCGCCTTTCGCAGAGCGACTACCACGAACCCGTCAACATCGGTAATCCTGCCGAAATGACCGTGATTGAGTTCGCGGAAAAGATCCTTCGCATCACCGGCAGCGATTCAAAAATCGATTTCCGTCCGCTGCCCGTTGATGACCCGAAAGTCCGCCAGCCTGATATCACGCTTGCCCGGAAAATCCTTGGTTGGGAGCCCAAAGTGAGCTTCGAAGAAGGCATCGTAAATACCGTCGCCTATTTTAAGGACTTTCTTGCACTCAACGCTTGA
- a CDS encoding Amuc_1102 family pilus-like protein: protein MRLLSGLLALSAILALQVTGAQAQDAPTVKVDVKDMKVQQQQSPQISASNVTDKRWRPKNWLEVDLAFEAKKANLPGDRNPFIESLEVKFYVALNKTDAAGKYILLTATTTFLNVMSKEVSHGMMFAPPQALSRLLDKSEFSTADAKAWGVEINHNGQLVGGYSSQGGKFWETSAQNFAVTDGVLLPKAKTPFSVLWGDYDLESKQ from the coding sequence ATGAGACTACTTTCCGGACTTCTGGCTCTCTCTGCCATTTTGGCACTTCAGGTGACTGGCGCACAGGCGCAGGATGCGCCCACGGTGAAGGTGGACGTGAAGGACATGAAGGTGCAGCAGCAACAGTCTCCCCAGATTTCTGCCAGCAATGTGACAGACAAGCGGTGGCGGCCTAAGAACTGGCTGGAGGTGGATCTGGCGTTTGAGGCCAAGAAGGCGAACTTGCCGGGCGATCGCAACCCCTTCATTGAGAGCTTGGAAGTAAAGTTCTACGTGGCGCTCAACAAGACGGACGCTGCTGGCAAATACATCCTCCTGACCGCGACGACCACCTTCCTAAATGTGATGTCCAAGGAAGTCAGCCATGGCATGATGTTTGCCCCGCCGCAGGCACTCAGCCGCCTCCTTGACAAGTCGGAGTTTTCCACCGCTGACGCCAAGGCTTGGGGCGTGGAAATCAACCACAATGGCCAGCTCGTGGGTGGCTATTCCTCCCAGGGGGGCAAGTTCTGGGAAACCTCGGCACAGAACTTTGCTGTGACTGACGGCGTTCTGCTCCCCAAGGCGAAGACTCCTTTCTCTGTTCTTTGGGGTGACTACGACCTCGAAAGCAAGCAGTAA